From Methanospirillum lacunae, a single genomic window includes:
- the scmC gene encoding SynChlorMet cassette protein ScmC gives MYTLSLPQEHHWTITADPDRFWWLETIVPLLTLSPGEILNSGLISVAPLLPEDPVRSEDWKVFGSVYGKIALNQKQKLIDIGIPDSAADCPEHFSSGVKLLMVGISAILLCEHCLLLHAATLVRDGQAVLLAASSGGGKSTSARRVPSPWSAPGDENCLVIPDGSGGYLVSVLPTASKIAAGQEGLFWNPTLAYPLKAICILKQADEDTIESFPQSQAAVCMTNSFSQATWNQFHLMDKELQNEMRTLSFANACTLVRKIPVYLLNATLTGRFWEVIEQKLFR, from the coding sequence ATGTATACCCTTTCATTGCCACAGGAACACCACTGGACGATCACTGCCGATCCTGACCGGTTCTGGTGGCTGGAAACCATTGTTCCTCTCCTCACCCTCTCTCCGGGAGAGATTCTCAACTCAGGACTGATATCAGTTGCTCCGCTTTTACCTGAAGATCCCGTCCGTTCTGAAGACTGGAAGGTTTTTGGCAGTGTATATGGGAAGATAGCTCTCAACCAGAAACAAAAATTGATAGATATCGGAATTCCGGATTCGGCCGCAGATTGCCCCGAACATTTTTCATCAGGGGTAAAATTACTGATGGTTGGTATTAGTGCCATACTTCTGTGTGAGCATTGCCTTCTTCTTCATGCTGCAACCCTGGTCCGCGATGGACAGGCGGTTCTGTTAGCCGCATCCAGCGGAGGAGGAAAATCCACATCAGCCCGGCGGGTTCCTTCACCCTGGTCAGCACCCGGCGATGAGAATTGTCTGGTCATTCCTGATGGCTCCGGAGGATATCTCGTCTCGGTGCTTCCAACCGCAAGTAAAATTGCAGCCGGACAAGAGGGACTTTTCTGGAATCCGACCCTTGCATATCCACTGAAAGCGATCTGCATTCTCAAACAGGCTGATGAGGATACCATAGAATCATTTCCTCAATCCCAAGCAGCAGTCTGTATGACCAATTCGTTCAGTCAGGCAACCTGGAACCAGTTCCACCTTATGGATAAAGAACTTCAGAACGAGATGAGAACTCTTAGTTTTGCGAATGCATGTACCTTGGTCAGGAAGATCCCGGTCTATCTCCTCAATGCTACGTTGACCGGCAGGTTCTGGGAAGTTATTGAACAGAAACTATTCAGATAA
- the scmF gene encoding SynChlorMet cassette radical SAM/SPASM protein ScmF — translation MTEETIPKTVPPLGTLYFYLTGDCNMACRHCWIAPTFEHSDRSQKALPFDLFKKIVTEAKEIGLSGVKLTGGEPLIHPDIIPMLRFIRDQHLNLTIESNGVAVTPHIADLIKSCPGSFISISIDGNRESHEWMRGVRGSFDRASQGVKTLVETGIHPQVIMAVAGRNKGEMADLAKYAQQMGAGSVKYNFVTPTARGEAMEAEGATVTVQEQIELSRWVQNELQKELKIPLMTNLPFAFRSLSSLYGPQGNCGRCGIFSILGVLSDGTYALCGIGTSVSELCFGHASRDQIKGIWEKADALNEIREHLPKDLKGVCSRCLVKNVCIGQCVANNYYVEKDLLAGHKFCEDALKAGIFPMTRLAEGQVH, via the coding sequence ATGACTGAAGAGACAATACCAAAAACCGTTCCTCCTCTTGGGACGTTGTACTTTTATCTCACCGGTGACTGCAACATGGCCTGCCGTCACTGCTGGATCGCACCGACCTTTGAACACTCTGACCGGTCTCAGAAAGCTCTCCCATTCGATCTCTTCAAAAAGATCGTTACTGAAGCAAAAGAAATCGGCCTCTCGGGAGTGAAACTCACCGGAGGAGAACCTCTCATCCACCCTGACATCATCCCTATGCTCCGGTTCATCAGGGATCAGCATCTCAATCTTACCATCGAGTCAAACGGAGTTGCGGTAACTCCGCATATTGCAGACCTGATAAAATCCTGTCCCGGTTCATTTATTTCCATTAGTATCGACGGAAACCGTGAATCTCATGAATGGATGCGGGGAGTTAGGGGATCCTTTGACCGGGCAAGCCAGGGAGTGAAAACCCTCGTAGAAACCGGTATCCATCCTCAGGTGATCATGGCTGTTGCCGGAAGAAACAAAGGTGAAATGGCAGATCTGGCAAAATATGCGCAGCAGATGGGAGCTGGCTCTGTTAAATACAATTTTGTCACCCCGACTGCACGAGGCGAAGCGATGGAAGCTGAAGGAGCAACGGTCACAGTGCAGGAACAGATTGAACTCTCCCGGTGGGTGCAGAACGAGCTACAAAAAGAACTGAAGATCCCGTTGATGACGAATCTTCCCTTTGCATTCAGATCGCTCTCATCGCTGTATGGACCGCAGGGGAACTGTGGACGATGCGGTATCTTCTCCATACTCGGAGTCCTTTCAGATGGAACCTATGCCCTCTGTGGTATCGGAACTAGTGTTTCTGAACTCTGTTTCGGTCATGCATCCAGGGATCAGATCAAAGGTATCTGGGAGAAAGCAGACGCATTAAACGAGATCCGTGAACATCTTCCAAAGGATCTGAAAGGGGTCTGTTCCCGGTGTCTGGTGAAGAATGTCTGTATCGGTCAGTGTGTTGCAAATAATTACTATGTGGAAAAAGATCTCCTTGCCGGCCATAAATTCTGTGAAGATGCACTAAAGGCCGGTATATTTCCGATGACTCGGCTGGCTGAAGGACAAGTACACTGA
- the scmE gene encoding SynChlorMet cassette radical SAM/SPASM protein ScmE, with the protein MKTPKSIDIDITSRCNLKCKYCFHRTSPADTGGEIPASGWRPFFEECGNAGIMDITIGGGEPFIKEDLREMIEGIVANKMRFAVLSNGGLITPDIATFIASTGRCNYVQISVDGSCTAVHDRLRGTGAFDGAIRGIKTLQDAGVWVTSRVTIHRYNLNDLENIAHLLLDEMGMGSISTNSASYQGLARENEEEVSLTPAETCIAMEKILKLAKRYNNRITASAGPLAQGKNFQEMEQARIEGRTIPGRGFLTGCGCMWSKMAVRPDGTYVPCGMLSHIELGKINQHKLLDVWQNHPEFNRLRQRYTIPLSTFPDCADCGYRMTCTGNCPADGYSRTGDVYVPSPGGCLKKFLAEGGRIVSIP; encoded by the coding sequence ATGAAAACTCCCAAGTCCATTGACATCGATATCACCTCCCGGTGCAACCTGAAATGCAAGTACTGCTTTCACCGGACAAGCCCTGCAGATACCGGGGGAGAAATCCCTGCATCCGGGTGGCGACCCTTCTTTGAAGAATGCGGGAATGCCGGGATTATGGATATCACCATCGGCGGAGGAGAACCGTTCATCAAGGAAGATCTCAGGGAGATGATCGAAGGGATTGTCGCAAACAAGATGCGGTTTGCCGTCCTCTCCAATGGTGGTCTGATCACCCCGGATATTGCAACGTTCATCGCATCGACAGGACGATGTAACTATGTCCAGATATCGGTTGATGGATCCTGTACAGCCGTACATGATCGTCTTCGGGGTACCGGGGCATTTGATGGGGCAATCCGGGGAATTAAAACCCTGCAGGATGCCGGAGTGTGGGTTACATCACGGGTTACCATTCACCGGTATAACCTGAATGATCTTGAAAACATTGCTCATCTGCTCCTGGATGAGATGGGAATGGGATCCATTTCTACCAATAGTGCCAGTTATCAGGGACTGGCCCGGGAAAACGAGGAAGAAGTGAGCCTTACCCCGGCAGAGACCTGCATTGCGATGGAAAAGATCCTCAAACTTGCGAAACGGTACAACAACCGGATTACTGCATCTGCCGGTCCACTTGCACAAGGGAAAAATTTCCAGGAGATGGAACAGGCACGGATTGAGGGTCGAACCATCCCCGGACGTGGTTTTCTGACCGGATGCGGATGTATGTGGAGTAAGATGGCAGTTCGGCCGGACGGGACCTATGTTCCCTGCGGGATGCTTTCCCACATTGAACTCGGGAAGATCAATCAGCATAAACTCCTTGATGTATGGCAGAACCATCCCGAATTCAACCGGCTCCGGCAACGGTATACCATCCCTCTCTCGACATTTCCGGATTGCGCAGATTGTGGGTACCGGATGACCTGCACCGGAAATTGTCCTGCAGACGGGTATTCACGAACCGGTGATGTTTATGTCCCGAGTCCAGGTGGATGTCTAAAGAAGTTCCTTGCAGAGGGAGGACGAATCGTCAGTATTCCGTGA
- a CDS encoding PqqD family peptide modification chaperone, which produces MTNQISIPTPGSQISLREEFDDWALLFNPDTGKAVGLTPTGVTIWKSLNEGKDLNGIIAQIQDEYENLPDDLTEDIKNFLDQIVRLGYAQVR; this is translated from the coding sequence ATGACTAACCAGATTTCAATCCCAACACCAGGATCTCAGATCTCACTCCGCGAAGAGTTTGATGACTGGGCACTCCTGTTCAATCCTGATACCGGAAAAGCCGTTGGCCTGACTCCTACCGGGGTTACCATTTGGAAATCTCTGAATGAAGGCAAAGATCTGAACGGAATCATTGCACAGATTCAGGATGAATACGAAAACCTGCCTGACGATCTGACTGAAGACATCAAAAATTTCCTGGATCAGATTGTACGACTCGGATACGCTCAGGTTAGATGA
- a CDS encoding PqqD family protein codes for MHTLMVLLPTITPPCVFLGIQIYRDNVKRGDLRAKVSAVVGVDPQYATPEEDEPPVLVMLVLQNLCMQFRQCTTRTFFIMTNRFRSQHQVLRSHSAKSLMTGHSCSTLTPTEVTIWKSLNEGKDLKGIIAAIQDEYENIPEDLTEDIKNFFDQIVRLEYA; via the coding sequence GTGCATACACTAATGGTTTTGCTCCCAACCATAACGCCGCCATGTGTGTTTCTGGGCATTCAAATCTACAGGGATAATGTCAAACGGGGGGATCTGCGAGCCAAAGTATCTGCAGTAGTGGGGGTGGACCCTCAATATGCTACACCGGAGGAGGACGAACCACCAGTTCTTGTAATGCTGGTGCTGCAGAATCTTTGTATGCAATTTAGGCAATGCACAACCCGGACATTTTTCATCATGACTAACAGATTTCGATCCCAACACCAGGTTCTCAGATCTCACTCCGCGAAGAGTTTGATGACTGGACACTCCTGTTCAACCCTGACCCCGACAGAGGTTACCATCTGGAAATCTCTGAATGAAGGCAAAGATCTGAAGGGAATCATTGCAGCGATTCAGGATGAATACGAGAACATTCCTGAGGATCTGACTGAAGATATCAAAAACTTCTTTGATCAGATTGTACGACTCGAGTACGCTTAA